From the genome of Halobellus litoreus, one region includes:
- a CDS encoding DUF7123 family protein — translation MSQFTEEEQRIVAYLRESVSAGERYFRAKNIADAIGLSAKQVGVRLPRLAEKSEDVEIEKWGRARSTTWRVTRS, via the coding sequence ATGAGCCAGTTCACCGAGGAGGAACAGCGCATCGTCGCGTACCTCCGCGAGAGCGTCTCCGCCGGCGAGCGGTATTTCCGAGCGAAGAACATCGCCGACGCCATCGGCCTCTCGGCGAAGCAGGTCGGCGTTCGACTCCCGCGACTCGCCGAGAAGTCCGAGGACGTCGAGATCGAGAAGTGGGGGCGCGCGCGCTCGACGACGTGGCGGGTCACCCGCAGCTGA
- a CDS encoding SRPBCC family protein has translation MTVRVRRVFEFDAPPEDVWDFISDPSKRADSISVVERYEVDEETGDATWHVRLPIPFVNSTARVETSDIARDPPRHVKFVGKSSVLRVTGEHTVEAVDGGARLVNEFVVDGRVPGVERFFERNLDAELENLERALRRAVESDT, from the coding sequence ATGACGGTACGCGTGCGGCGGGTATTCGAGTTCGACGCCCCGCCCGAGGACGTGTGGGACTTCATCTCCGACCCCTCGAAGCGAGCGGATTCGATCAGCGTCGTCGAGCGGTACGAGGTCGACGAGGAGACCGGCGACGCGACGTGGCACGTCCGACTGCCGATCCCGTTCGTGAACTCGACGGCACGCGTCGAGACGAGTGACATCGCTCGCGACCCGCCGCGACACGTCAAGTTCGTCGGCAAGTCCTCGGTGCTGCGCGTCACCGGCGAGCACACGGTCGAGGCGGTCGACGGCGGCGCGCGCCTCGTCAACGAGTTCGTCGTCGACGGTCGAGTCCCCGGCGTCGAGCGGTTCTTCGAACGGAACCTCGACGCGGAGCTGGAGAACCTCGAACGCGCGCTCCGACGGGCGGTCGAATCCGACACGTAG
- a CDS encoding DUF7525 family protein, translating into METAAASSDKGFGLTVLFSIVAVLGVAAMFAAGLSGDQFVAAVGFAAAIIAASLAVSATHLFG; encoded by the coding sequence ATGGAAACCGCAGCCGCCAGTTCCGACAAGGGATTCGGTCTGACCGTCCTCTTTTCGATCGTCGCCGTGCTCGGCGTGGCCGCGATGTTCGCCGCGGGCCTGAGCGGGGATCAGTTCGTCGCCGCCGTCGGCTTCGCCGCCGCGATCATCGCCGCCTCGCTGGCGGTGTCGGCGACGCACCTGTTCGGATGA
- a CDS encoding LEA type 2 family protein, translated as MYLPRSSPDEMWSILPLGGRLRTVLVALVAVGVLGGAFAAGLIGAPAVAGVENAFGPVDENTTVVETDITVSNPNPIGVSLGGVTVDYDVLLNDVSLANGSKEGVAVETGNSTLHVTTAADNDRIPPWWISHVRNDERTTVTVDTSVTSGTLGRTVDPPNVTRQIETDLLSQFNSTETRPINADQPLVSDPVLYVNETSAEWGEVTDSRTAMDLTFVVYNPKPYPIGVSELGYDVTMNDVAVGEGSTDSEYVVPPKSTESVEATVYIRNDRIDEWWVTHLERNQVTELRIDFDARLDLAETTVSVPLDPLTYTETIETDIFGTKPTDPGGDSTAENDGSTTQTETPSDTETRTETTSTDDDGILGDGAETTSAPTPTETATPTETTTATTETATPAETPTTPAETATTTDDDGGLLG; from the coding sequence ATGTACCTGCCGCGGTCTTCCCCGGACGAGATGTGGTCGATTCTCCCGCTCGGCGGTCGCCTCCGGACGGTCCTCGTCGCGCTGGTCGCCGTGGGAGTGCTCGGCGGCGCGTTCGCGGCGGGCCTGATCGGCGCTCCCGCGGTCGCCGGCGTCGAGAACGCGTTCGGGCCGGTCGACGAGAACACGACCGTGGTCGAGACGGACATCACGGTGTCGAACCCGAACCCGATCGGCGTCTCCCTCGGCGGCGTCACCGTCGACTACGACGTGCTGCTGAACGACGTGTCGCTCGCGAACGGGAGCAAGGAGGGCGTCGCCGTCGAGACCGGCAACTCGACGCTGCACGTCACGACAGCGGCCGACAACGACCGGATCCCGCCGTGGTGGATCTCACACGTCCGCAACGACGAGCGGACGACTGTCACCGTCGACACCTCGGTTACTTCGGGGACGCTCGGACGGACCGTCGATCCGCCGAACGTCACCCGGCAGATCGAGACCGACCTGCTCTCGCAGTTCAACTCCACGGAGACGCGCCCGATCAACGCCGACCAACCGCTCGTCTCCGATCCGGTCCTCTACGTCAACGAGACGAGCGCGGAGTGGGGCGAGGTGACGGACTCTCGGACGGCGATGGATCTCACCTTCGTCGTGTACAACCCGAAACCGTATCCGATCGGGGTCAGCGAACTCGGGTACGACGTCACGATGAACGACGTCGCCGTCGGCGAGGGATCGACCGACTCGGAGTACGTCGTCCCGCCGAAGTCCACGGAGAGCGTAGAGGCGACCGTCTATATCCGCAACGACAGGATCGACGAGTGGTGGGTGACGCACCTCGAACGGAACCAGGTGACAGAGCTCCGCATCGACTTCGACGCCCGGTTAGACCTCGCGGAGACGACGGTGAGCGTCCCGCTCGATCCGCTCACGTACACGGAGACGATAGAGACGGACATCTTCGGGACGAAACCGACTGACCCGGGTGGTGACTCGACCGCGGAGAACGACGGCTCGACGACGCAGACCGAGACGCCGTCGGATACCGAAACCCGGACCGAGACGACGTCGACCGACGATGACGGAATTCTCGGGGACGGGGCCGAAACGACGAGCGCCCCGACGCCGACCGAGACGGCGACGCCGACGGAGACAACGACGGCGACGACAGAAACGGCGACACCGGCGGAGACACCGACGACACCGGCCGAGACGGCCACGACGACCGACGACGATGGCGGTCTGCTCGGGTGA